The genomic region TAAGATAACTAATagtcctattattattattattattaataccaatgaatattataaacaagCTGAGGCTTAATATTAACAAAGTAAATTCTGTTTTTACATCACTATACTATAGTCATTACCAAGTtgacttttacattttaatattagtaGGTAGCTTGCTCTGACCTCAATATCATTGTGTTCtgtactgtctataaaatcaaatagTATCCTGAAATTTAAAACTGAAAGTTCATTAAATCTGTTGGTTATGTAATTAGCACAAGTAAGTTTTGATTTCCTTAGAAGTGtctaaatgtaaaaaagaaaacaaaaacaataccaaTGTCTTGTCAATAGAAGTTTCTGTTATTCATTATTTCTTTCCTTTACAATCAgaattgtatatgtaaaaaaaaatcctagCTTTCTGTACTTACAGATGAAAAACAGTTGGTACTGTATGTGAAAAAAATTctgtcagtaaaaaaaaaacaaggcaTTTTTATCCCTTGAACATGCATACCTACTACACCTAAAACTATCAGAGAAAACctgtacacatacacacatgcaATAAGGCATACCTAATTCCTGAAAAAACAATAAGCaggaaatatttcaaacagtaattataaattttaaagaaatcaataaaaacaatcaAGTAGTTAAATTAGCAATAGATCCAGCAGCAGTTTGTACCCCCTTTATAAGGCTTCAAGTGTTATGTCACCTGGTTACAGCTAACATTAtggatgtatttattattttctatgtaCAAGGTAGACCAAACTGAAGTGTACATGTCATCACAATTTATAATAGTTAAAAAGTGATTCTGTATAGAAACAAACTGTGCTAATTAAAGGGTAAGAACAAACCACTATTTTTTCAGCACCAAGGTTGTTTTATTCTCAAACTCAGCTTCTAAAGCCCTTCACAACTTCCTGTCTTGAACCTTcccaaataaaaccttaaaaccTTTAGGGAAAGATAGTCTGACAAAATAAATTCTCTTTGGTCTTGTACAGTAGGAAgcacatatataaaataatgctCACATATGAGAACCCATCTAGTttgacacacatacacacacaagtattttttacaaagaaaaatcaaaacattttctaCCAAAATGCAAATAAAGTTCCATTACTAATTTTAAATGTGAACTTTAATCAGGGCCTataacaaaaccataaaatatttttgatatttagaTTAACTTCAACTCGTCAGTTGCTTACTTTTAACGAGCTGGTAAATGAAAACATATACCATTTGATTTTTAACCAGTATTGTAAGACTTCTGTGATCATGAAGGAAATGTACTTAGAAGATAATACTggttgtaattttataaatgtgaatttcaaacttttaaaaaatatatcttcaaacaagtgcaaaaataaaacttaaatcaaaGCAGTCATCAGGACTACATAGGTATTATGGTGAACTTAAAGGACATTAATAAAGGATTCAATCAAGTTTTCCAGCAAAAGatttgaaagtttatattttgaaaatgtcaaACAATCTTATATGtttaattatagatttttataGAACTTTTTAATTAGAATATTCTTCACACTCATCAGTCTTAAGTCCACAacaaagcacaaatagtccaCCCAACACCTTCAAGCAGATTTCAGTGTAATAACATTTGTGTTACTTAAAATTTCCTtgatacaatattattttgaagatatatatattaacattatagTAAAATAGCTACATGGTAGTTTTGCAATATGCAACATTATCTAGtcttcaagaaaaatatatataaacaatcataaatataaacatttatgcaTTTACATTAGtcaaaaaatgtgttaaaatgtgACTAAAATCCACAAAATCAGACAAGGTCAAAGAAATCAATTACTATAAACATACAAGACACTATTTTGGACCcatctttttttaaattcacactGAGTGCAATATATCAATGTATCATACAATCAACatacactttaaaatgttttactgtgtttgttataaaatgttcatCCATGTTAATGCTCAACAACCAAAGTATTGATTGTCTATAAGCTTTTAAAGTAACTTAGTATGCTTATATAGGTgcctttttaactttttaaaaggCAATAATGAACTGCCAAGTATCAAATTTAAAACTACTTGTATTTGACACCACTACACAAAGAAAACCTTGCTTGCCTTTAAAATAAATCTCTGCTACTGCTACATTTGTTTTAAGATGAACAGTGAGAATATAATTTGCAAAAACCTAAtacaacatttaaattttctACTATAATACTAATTTTCTCCAAGATatgtagaaacaataaatcatCTTAAGATATGCATGCCAAGTCTTGTGGCTCAGTTATGATCTTGAAGacatataacactatataacacaaattttattcctggatagtatgtgttatttcttaattgcttgtgttgtaaaagtacagaaaatggccattatttccttcaaactttgcttttgtgacctagataatgaaatttagaaattaatctattttctatgtaaaaatgagcaaatttgcaaattttcatttacataagtctgaagaaaacaacatatgaatcaagatttacatgtatttatactaaagttatgcaaaaatgaacaaaaatgtttagaagtgagtagtttttcgagatttgtgactgtaatgtaaatcactttcatgtatcagtccccaaataaaGACTCCCATCACGTTTTGGTTAtatgcttccaggtcacaaaagcaaagtatgaagagaaaaaaaaaaagaaaagtcttttctatttactttaggcataagcaattgggaaataacattttctgcccagaaacaaaaaagtaaaaattttgttacacagtgtaatgatTAGGCTTTAGGTAACCaaagtgggcacagcacagacagcccattatgtaatttctatgaaaaaaaactcaaaaaaaaagtaagtaaatTCACTacaatcttaatatttaatctgtCGTCCCAGActttgaatttataaaaatattgtcacAGGTTTGGAGACTATTTTTACTCAGGAAAAATACACGTGAATCTAGTCTATATACTACAGATAAAAAGGTTTACAATATCAACATACTAGTTTTAACGTGTAAAAACGTTTTACTTCAAATGATTTTAACCTATGAAAAGGTGTGCTGGAAATCTAGATCCATGCATGTATACGTACCGAGTTTTGCTATGCTAATTACATTACTATTGGTAAATAAAACCGACTAAAGTTACAATTATTTGGCAAGCTTTAAAGTTGCAGCTAGCAGAAGTTGAGAGAAATGATGCTCTAAAACAAATGCTTTGAAACtagaattataaacatatttctttcttttattaaatgcCTTTTAACTATTACTGCAATGTTAAGCATAACACTGAAgagggggaaatttccatagaaCAAAATAATACATGTGGATGAATCTATCATTCAAACAGAAATTGCTGTTAACCCAGTGTAGTgcaagatatttttgtttgtttacaaattaattaGCAAGAGGGTAAAGCTAAACTTTGGAAAGTTTAAAGTAGAACAGAAGTATTTCAACTTTTTGCATGTAGCaataataaatgatttataaagTTGTGGTAGCTAAGAAAAATTGAGTTGAACTACATCAAGTAAAGGTTTACACCAAGTAATTCTTCTCTGTTTTTGGAGAACACTTTTCACATTTActaagaagtaaatatttttctttttattataattgaCAGGATACAATGCAAATTTTTCAATTCAACTCATTAATTCATTTgggtaaaacaataacaaagtttACCTAATGTTAATAATCTATTTGACACAGTTTGAGTGAGATATAAAAGACCACACAGATtatagaaaatgtgaaataaaaaaggaaTCCTTAAAATCCAGAACTTAGGAAGTAGAAAGTactgtacttttgtttttacagataGTATGCTTTGATCCTATTGTTTGAAAAATGGACCATCCTCATCATAAAACGTTCTACACAACCATATCTTACATGTAGTAGCATGTTATTAGAATATGCACTTATATTTTTTCCAAGCACTAAACTGTCAACTCACAAAAACAATTTGTGCTTAAAACTGAAGGCACAAAATTTTCATCTTTCATTGGTAAAATTCTCttaaatgttactttaataaTGTAATCCCTTTaaggaaaatatgtaaattgaaagttatagaaaagaaataaacacaatagaAGAGAGTAACTATGTAAACACTACAGAGGAAAGCTGCCTAGGGGATACCATCTCACATTTTCCTTTAACAGGTTTAGTTCTTTAAGGGGAATCAAAGTTGACCCTAGAAATTCGTTTTCTTGAACTCTATCGAAATTCCACACAGACAAGTGCAAAGTACGGCTCTTCACTACATCTATAGGAAGCCCATACACAAGCATTTCCATAAAAGTTGGATGCGTATTCTTCCAAAtgacttttgtttttctcttagtGAGTTTATGTGGATCAGGAATCAAATACATTTTCACATAAGAATCTGGTGCACTGTTCCTGAGAGATCTCAGATTTTTGGCATGCATCACCATCACAAAGAGACTGTTGTTTTTGTATTCAACCGAGAGTTTTACCTGTCCTTTAATTCGACCTCCCGACTCTCTTCGTCGAGTGACAGTATTTGTACCTCTTAATGCAGCATTCTGAGAAGAACCTTCTTGGTCTCTTAGGAGTGGATGGAAGAAAGTATATACCAATGAACAATGAGCAACTTCATCAGCCATATCCAGGAGCTCTTTCAAAAAATTATCAATTTCTATCATTCTCTGCTCTGCAACTTCTCTAATGTTGGATCGTCCAACAAAAGACCCTCTTGGTAAAGGATGAAATTTTGCTAATGGAAACATCATGCAAAGTTTCTGATGAAATTCCCAGAATTCTCTGTAGGTGCGGAAAACAGTCATTGACTGATTGACATTTTCTCGCGTGACCTTGATTTCGTAAACATAGTACTTTTCTGGATCATAGCGTTTTTGGTAAGACaccacttttaaacattttatacaaccATCAGTCTCTTTAGTGAAGGTCTTAGGACTGAAGGATAACAGCAATTCATCATTGTGATCTCCTGTAAAACGTAACTGAGCCAAGTTGTGGATGAAAAAATTGAACTGGGTAAACCAAGACTTTAAGCTGTCTTCAATCATTCGTGTAAAATGTGCAGTGGCTTCAGCTTCAGAAAGGTGGGGTAAAAGTGCTTTCTGCACATAGTGCACTGCACTCTCTGTAACTCCAGGGATATCGGAGGCAGCCATTAATGAAAATAGGGTCAATAAAATACTTCTGTGTTGACGAATAATATTAAAAGCCTGGCAACAAATGTCTATAAAGTTCTGGAACTTTTCAGAGGGTTTGTCACCACCATTGATAACATACACCATGTCTGAAGTTAGGATAAATGGCGTTCGGTCACGTTTTATGTTACCAAATGTCTGTGCATCACCTAGGAACTTTCCAAAATCAATATGAAACATATGACCTGAAGttttcaacataatattatcattgtGGCGATCACATATTCCCAGAATGTATGTGGCTACACAGTACCCAGCACAGGAAAGTGAAAAGTTTTCAACTGCATGTTGATACTCAAGTTCAGATGCGTTGTGTTTTTGAAGCCATTCTGCTATGGGACGATCTTTAAATGAACCTGTTAAGCCATGTTCAGTTTGAATTTTTCGTAATGTCTCTGCCTCAGTCACCATCTCTACAATACCTTTTTTCACTTCTGTAGGTATAcatgtaaaagtgataatttTTAAATCCAGGCCTTCCTTCAACCACAGTTTGTCCATGATTCTTATCATCTGAATTGTCAGCATATCCTGTCGTAGGTCATCTCCAACTTTGTAGATAGCTTCTATTGGTTTTGTCCCTTCCTCAGAACTTTTAAATATTAGCTTGAGTGGAAGTGTATTAGAGGTAAAATAACTACAACATTTTATGTCCACTCCATGAACTTGAAGACTAGGGCTCAGAGGAAGAACTGTGGGATTTTCCAAAAGATTATGATGAATAGATTCTAATCCTTGTAGCATGGTAGACAAACGAAGAGAATCTTTAGTGTTTTTAATTCGATCAGCTATATCTGACAAGCTTTGTAGCAGAGATTCTTGACTTTTGATTAAATCTCTCATAGCCTTGCCTGATATAGTTAGAAGAGCATTAAGCATTAAACACATTCTTCTTCCAGCAAGTGGATcattaatattctgttttaaaagcCAATACAAGTGATGAGTTACTCTAACACTGGTCAAAGAGCGCTCCAACAGAAACCAAGCTAGTGGAGAACTGTCCCACGTTTCAAAACGTAAGGCTTGTACAAGCTGTGGAAGATAGTCACAGAGTTCATCACATCCCACATTTTTTATCCACTGGACAGCTGTATAACGGACTTTATGGTCAGGAAAATGACGTAGCAACAATACAAGAGCATCTATAGGTGGTAAAGGGCACCACTCTTGcaacaagaaatatatatcagATAAGCATGCCCAGTCCCATCCATGAGCTGACTGCAGTATCTTTGGGAGTGCTTCGGGAATGCCATACATGCAATGACGATTGGCCCACAATAATTCCTTTTCCTCTTGGGAAATACCAGTGAGATGATCTTTTTGAACAATCTCTAAAAGTTGTTTCCTTGTAAGAAAATCAAGTTGCTCAATGTCCTTTTTGTAGGTTACAGAAATATCTCCTTGAATGACATCAGGGAATACAACTGTACCTTCAAATTCAGTAAGACCAATTTGTAAAACTGGACAGTTGGAACTAGGATTGCACACGGCAGGTCccatttccttttttatttcattggaCCACAAGCCAAGTAAGTAGTTACCCTGACAAAGTTCTCCTTTAAAATTGAACAAGTTCATTCCACACCAGCCAATCATAATTTTCTCTTTATGAGCAGCTTCTGTTTGCTTGGATTCTGCAGGAACAGCAGGAACACCAATAAGGGTAAAATACAATTTTGCTTCTCTTGGAAGAGTACAAAGACAGACAGTCTGAAAGTGAAGCCAATCATCAAAAACAATTCTATCAAAAAAGCTTTTTTTCACAGGAATGGGTTTGTAGGTGGTAACAGAAGCTATTTCCTGAGAGCCATGACACAGCACACATGAAACATAAAAATGATCAAAACTACTTGCCCAATGAGGTAAAATTCTAAACACTGGTCCTACATGAACAAGCAGAGTGTCTAATATGCTTGTGACATCCATTTTGCTACTTAATTTTTTGTCCAAATCAGAAGAGAAATGCAAAGTAAAGTCTACTTCATAGGCTTGGCAGTACATTACAAGAAGCTGATATACTGCTTCATACAGTtgattaataactaaatcaaGTCTGAGTAAAGTGTTATCTTTCTGGTTTGATGTTATATTATCGTTAGTATGCTCATTCACACTTTTATCCtgtgaaaatatattactttgGCAGAATTCTGATTTTCCAAATGTTTCACATATTTCTTTCAGGTTCTGAAGAGAATCACTGATCTCTACAGTTTCTATGTGGGATAACAATGTGCACAATGCTTTTAATGCTTGAATTACACCTAAAGGTTGCAGTGTGTCTTCTTGGTCATTTCTAGcatgtattttcagtttttctacctctttctTGAGGGTTTCCATTACAATTTTAACTGCCTCAAAGTTAACTGCTGGCGATAATTTGGGTGACATCAAGTCAGTAGGTTTTATTTCTAAACTCTCTATATCATCTTGAAGAGTTCTTGCCAAAGGATGCTTTAAATCTTTTACATGAATGAGTCGAAGACAAACAGGCTGGTCACATTTTTGACAGTAATGAACATACTCATATTCTCCTAGAGATGAATCACATGTTAAATACTCGGTAAGACCACGAACCTTTAGAATGAAGTCATCCATGTTTATGTCCTTCAAATCATCAAATGTACTGCATACAACATGACTGATAATATGTTCGATACTTGTTCCCGTGTCACAGGTAAAAGTGATAGGCCTAACACTATATTCAGAACTAATTTCTAATTTAATACTGTACGAATTGTActgtttattttctaatgttgCACTTATCACTAGGCCTTCATTTGTGTTATGATCATCACTTGGAAATTCTGATCTCAGTTGTTTCAGTTCATCACAAAACTGATTTAGCTCAGTATCACAAACATCACATCTCTTTACAATCTTAATGTAACTTCCAGTAGTGGATTCTGTAGTATTTTTTATATCGATTTTTTCAACAGCTTTGTCACTGGTAATTGCATTAGATTTTAAGGTAggaaaaaacttaattttttcttcaaCTTGACATATTATGCCATCAGTGGAAGACAGAAAGTCAAAATTATCTTTTTCACTGCAACCCTCTATCTGATCACGTAAGTGGAAGTCCATAAAAACTTGCCTCTCATTTTCTTGAGCAATCTGGAAATCTTTTGGCTTTGTTTGGTTATTATTTTCAGCAATTAAAGGATCAAACATACTAAGAATATCATCAACTgtactttgacaacttttttgaTTAATGGAAGTTTCAACATCTACACCTAACAGGTCTATTAAGTTGCTACTCTTTTTTTGTTCTGAAGAAGTTAAAACAGATTCAGCACTTGTGTGATGAGTTTTACTATTTATGACACAATCACTGTTTCCCTTTGGATAATTTC from Tachypleus tridentatus isolate NWPU-2018 chromosome 1, ASM421037v1, whole genome shotgun sequence harbors:
- the Pi3K68D gene encoding phosphatidylinositol-4-phosphate 3-kinase catalytic subunit Pi3K68D isoform X1; translated protein: MAESSYTARVPDVVPVVPPRLKDKRISDGTKHSWPVNILENTKPVENFDKNEQNGSSEYGAASPPPLPPRRLAPSSSRVYPSDVDELMLVPPPPPPQTQQSSDIEDLILFSSTENEEKTNRMSHKNIFMKDLLEPESNDNLTSHCLSNQISAYIEPIRREHFTDISSKFQTNPQYMWPNMSTFFSQRPSIQLPQILEYSFSGVQRLANSPFTLYNIQHSNSSPELANVCRNAEDSHLSVLTENTNIQLNRNYPKGNSDCVINSKTHHTSAESVLTSSEQKKSSNLIDLLGVDVETSINQKSCQSTVDDILSMFDPLIAENNNQTKPKDFQIAQENERQVFMDFHLRDQIEGCSEKDNFDFLSSTDGIICQVEEKIKFFPTLKSNAITSDKAVEKIDIKNTTESTTGSYIKIVKRCDVCDTELNQFCDELKQLRSEFPSDDHNTNEGLVISATLENKQYNSYSIKLEISSEYSVRPITFTCDTGTSIEHIISHVVCSTFDDLKDINMDDFILKVRGLTEYLTCDSSLGEYEYVHYCQKCDQPVCLRLIHVKDLKHPLARTLQDDIESLEIKPTDLMSPKLSPAVNFEAVKIVMETLKKEVEKLKIHARNDQEDTLQPLGVIQALKALCTLLSHIETVEISDSLQNLKEICETFGKSEFCQSNIFSQDKSVNEHTNDNITSNQKDNTLLRLDLVINQLYEAVYQLLVMYCQAYEVDFTLHFSSDLDKKLSSKMDVTSILDTLLVHVGPVFRILPHWASSFDHFYVSCVLCHGSQEIASVTTYKPIPVKKSFFDRIVFDDWLHFQTVCLCTLPREAKLYFTLIGVPAVPAESKQTEAAHKEKIMIGWCGMNLFNFKGELCQGNYLLGLWSNEIKKEMGPAVCNPSSNCPVLQIGLTEFEGTVVFPDVIQGDISVTYKKDIEQLDFLTRKQLLEIVQKDHLTGISQEEKELLWANRHCMYGIPEALPKILQSAHGWDWACLSDIYFLLQEWCPLPPIDALVLLLRHFPDHKVRYTAVQWIKNVGCDELCDYLPQLVQALRFETWDSSPLAWFLLERSLTSVRVTHHLYWLLKQNINDPLAGRRMCLMLNALLTISGKAMRDLIKSQESLLQSLSDIADRIKNTKDSLRLSTMLQGLESIHHNLLENPTVLPLSPSLQVHGVDIKCCSYFTSNTLPLKLIFKSSEEGTKPIEAIYKVGDDLRQDMLTIQMIRIMDKLWLKEGLDLKIITFTCIPTEVKKGIVEMVTEAETLRKIQTEHGLTGSFKDRPIAEWLQKHNASELEYQHAVENFSLSCAGYCVATYILGICDRHNDNIMLKTSGHMFHIDFGKFLGDAQTFGNIKRDRTPFILTSDMVYVINGGDKPSEKFQNFIDICCQAFNIIRQHRSILLTLFSLMAASDIPGVTESAVHYVQKALLPHLSEAEATAHFTRMIEDSLKSWFTQFNFFIHNLAQLRFTGDHNDELLLSFSPKTFTKETDGCIKCLKVVSYQKRYDPEKYYVYEIKVTRENVNQSMTVFRTYREFWEFHQKLCMMFPLAKFHPLPRGSFVGRSNIREVAEQRMIEIDNFLKELLDMADEVAHCSLVYTFFHPLLRDQEGSSQNAALRGTNTVTRRRESGGRIKGQVKLSVEYKNNSLFVMVMHAKNLRSLRNSAPDSYVKMYLIPDPHKLTKRKTKVIWKNTHPTFMEMLVYGLPIDVVKSRTLHLSVWNFDRVQENEFLGSTLIPLKELNLLKENVRWYPLGSFPL
- the Pi3K68D gene encoding phosphatidylinositol-4-phosphate 3-kinase catalytic subunit Pi3K68D isoform X2 codes for the protein MLRLAASPPPLPPRRLAPSSSRVYPSDVDELMLVPPPPPPQTQQSSDIEDLILFSSTENEEKTNRMSHKNIFMKDLLEPESNDNLTSHCLSNQISAYIEPIRREHFTDISSKFQTNPQYMWPNMSTFFSQRPSIQLPQILEYSFSGVQRLANSPFTLYNIQHSNSSPELANVCRNAEDSHLSVLTENTNIQLNRNYPKGNSDCVINSKTHHTSAESVLTSSEQKKSSNLIDLLGVDVETSINQKSCQSTVDDILSMFDPLIAENNNQTKPKDFQIAQENERQVFMDFHLRDQIEGCSEKDNFDFLSSTDGIICQVEEKIKFFPTLKSNAITSDKAVEKIDIKNTTESTTGSYIKIVKRCDVCDTELNQFCDELKQLRSEFPSDDHNTNEGLVISATLENKQYNSYSIKLEISSEYSVRPITFTCDTGTSIEHIISHVVCSTFDDLKDINMDDFILKVRGLTEYLTCDSSLGEYEYVHYCQKCDQPVCLRLIHVKDLKHPLARTLQDDIESLEIKPTDLMSPKLSPAVNFEAVKIVMETLKKEVEKLKIHARNDQEDTLQPLGVIQALKALCTLLSHIETVEISDSLQNLKEICETFGKSEFCQSNIFSQDKSVNEHTNDNITSNQKDNTLLRLDLVINQLYEAVYQLLVMYCQAYEVDFTLHFSSDLDKKLSSKMDVTSILDTLLVHVGPVFRILPHWASSFDHFYVSCVLCHGSQEIASVTTYKPIPVKKSFFDRIVFDDWLHFQTVCLCTLPREAKLYFTLIGVPAVPAESKQTEAAHKEKIMIGWCGMNLFNFKGELCQGNYLLGLWSNEIKKEMGPAVCNPSSNCPVLQIGLTEFEGTVVFPDVIQGDISVTYKKDIEQLDFLTRKQLLEIVQKDHLTGISQEEKELLWANRHCMYGIPEALPKILQSAHGWDWACLSDIYFLLQEWCPLPPIDALVLLLRHFPDHKVRYTAVQWIKNVGCDELCDYLPQLVQALRFETWDSSPLAWFLLERSLTSVRVTHHLYWLLKQNINDPLAGRRMCLMLNALLTISGKAMRDLIKSQESLLQSLSDIADRIKNTKDSLRLSTMLQGLESIHHNLLENPTVLPLSPSLQVHGVDIKCCSYFTSNTLPLKLIFKSSEEGTKPIEAIYKVGDDLRQDMLTIQMIRIMDKLWLKEGLDLKIITFTCIPTEVKKGIVEMVTEAETLRKIQTEHGLTGSFKDRPIAEWLQKHNASELEYQHAVENFSLSCAGYCVATYILGICDRHNDNIMLKTSGHMFHIDFGKFLGDAQTFGNIKRDRTPFILTSDMVYVINGGDKPSEKFQNFIDICCQAFNIIRQHRSILLTLFSLMAASDIPGVTESAVHYVQKALLPHLSEAEATAHFTRMIEDSLKSWFTQFNFFIHNLAQLRFTGDHNDELLLSFSPKTFTKETDGCIKCLKVVSYQKRYDPEKYYVYEIKVTRENVNQSMTVFRTYREFWEFHQKLCMMFPLAKFHPLPRGSFVGRSNIREVAEQRMIEIDNFLKELLDMADEVAHCSLVYTFFHPLLRDQEGSSQNAALRGTNTVTRRRESGGRIKGQVKLSVEYKNNSLFVMVMHAKNLRSLRNSAPDSYVKMYLIPDPHKLTKRKTKVIWKNTHPTFMEMLVYGLPIDVVKSRTLHLSVWNFDRVQENEFLGSTLIPLKELNLLKENVRWYPLGSFPL
- the Pi3K68D gene encoding phosphatidylinositol-4-phosphate 3-kinase catalytic subunit Pi3K68D isoform X3, which produces MLVPPPPPPQTQQSSDIEDLILFSSTENEEKTNRMSHKNIFMKDLLEPESNDNLTSHCLSNQISAYIEPIRREHFTDISSKFQTNPQYMWPNMSTFFSQRPSIQLPQILEYSFSGVQRLANSPFTLYNIQHSNSSPELANVCRNAEDSHLSVLTENTNIQLNRNYPKGNSDCVINSKTHHTSAESVLTSSEQKKSSNLIDLLGVDVETSINQKSCQSTVDDILSMFDPLIAENNNQTKPKDFQIAQENERQVFMDFHLRDQIEGCSEKDNFDFLSSTDGIICQVEEKIKFFPTLKSNAITSDKAVEKIDIKNTTESTTGSYIKIVKRCDVCDTELNQFCDELKQLRSEFPSDDHNTNEGLVISATLENKQYNSYSIKLEISSEYSVRPITFTCDTGTSIEHIISHVVCSTFDDLKDINMDDFILKVRGLTEYLTCDSSLGEYEYVHYCQKCDQPVCLRLIHVKDLKHPLARTLQDDIESLEIKPTDLMSPKLSPAVNFEAVKIVMETLKKEVEKLKIHARNDQEDTLQPLGVIQALKALCTLLSHIETVEISDSLQNLKEICETFGKSEFCQSNIFSQDKSVNEHTNDNITSNQKDNTLLRLDLVINQLYEAVYQLLVMYCQAYEVDFTLHFSSDLDKKLSSKMDVTSILDTLLVHVGPVFRILPHWASSFDHFYVSCVLCHGSQEIASVTTYKPIPVKKSFFDRIVFDDWLHFQTVCLCTLPREAKLYFTLIGVPAVPAESKQTEAAHKEKIMIGWCGMNLFNFKGELCQGNYLLGLWSNEIKKEMGPAVCNPSSNCPVLQIGLTEFEGTVVFPDVIQGDISVTYKKDIEQLDFLTRKQLLEIVQKDHLTGISQEEKELLWANRHCMYGIPEALPKILQSAHGWDWACLSDIYFLLQEWCPLPPIDALVLLLRHFPDHKVRYTAVQWIKNVGCDELCDYLPQLVQALRFETWDSSPLAWFLLERSLTSVRVTHHLYWLLKQNINDPLAGRRMCLMLNALLTISGKAMRDLIKSQESLLQSLSDIADRIKNTKDSLRLSTMLQGLESIHHNLLENPTVLPLSPSLQVHGVDIKCCSYFTSNTLPLKLIFKSSEEGTKPIEAIYKVGDDLRQDMLTIQMIRIMDKLWLKEGLDLKIITFTCIPTEVKKGIVEMVTEAETLRKIQTEHGLTGSFKDRPIAEWLQKHNASELEYQHAVENFSLSCAGYCVATYILGICDRHNDNIMLKTSGHMFHIDFGKFLGDAQTFGNIKRDRTPFILTSDMVYVINGGDKPSEKFQNFIDICCQAFNIIRQHRSILLTLFSLMAASDIPGVTESAVHYVQKALLPHLSEAEATAHFTRMIEDSLKSWFTQFNFFIHNLAQLRFTGDHNDELLLSFSPKTFTKETDGCIKCLKVVSYQKRYDPEKYYVYEIKVTRENVNQSMTVFRTYREFWEFHQKLCMMFPLAKFHPLPRGSFVGRSNIREVAEQRMIEIDNFLKELLDMADEVAHCSLVYTFFHPLLRDQEGSSQNAALRGTNTVTRRRESGGRIKGQVKLSVEYKNNSLFVMVMHAKNLRSLRNSAPDSYVKMYLIPDPHKLTKRKTKVIWKNTHPTFMEMLVYGLPIDVVKSRTLHLSVWNFDRVQENEFLGSTLIPLKELNLLKENVRWYPLGSFPL